Proteins from a single region of Geitlerinema sp. PCC 9228:
- the hcp gene encoding hydroxylamine reductase, with translation MFCSQCEQTTKGEACYKMGACGKTPEVDALQDLLAHCLRGLGEVALQAREVGITDREVDVFTCEALFATLTNVNFDPEDFCNYIQKAIALREDLKNRIAATGSTPLWSDLANFQPASDQANLVQQGKDIEYEFIGQSGTNKDIFSLKLTVLYGLKGIAAYAFHAAELGQHDDSVYEFCHRALAALDSQDKSLQDWVEIALELGKVNLRTMELLDAGNTQTYGDPVPTSVPLGAKRGKAILMSGHDLLELEKLLQQTQNTGIYVYTHGEMLPAHGYPKLKQKYPHLYGHYGTAWQNQTKEFAEFPGPIVLNTNCLMPPRDNYRDRVYTAGPVGFPGLPHIQNDDFTPVIEQALAMSGFTTDGDSRCVTTGFARNAVSQVADKVIEAVKQGDIRHFFLVGGCDGAKPTRNYYTEFVEKVPNDCVVLTLACGKFRFFDKNLGDIDGIPRLMDVGQCNDAYSAIQIALTLANAFSVDVNELPLSMVLSWYEQKAVAILLTLLYLGIKDIRLGPSIPAFISPNVLQLLSQQYNLKPISTPDEDLAACLQS, from the coding sequence ATGTTTTGCAGCCAATGCGAACAAACCACCAAAGGCGAAGCTTGCTATAAAATGGGTGCTTGCGGCAAAACCCCGGAAGTCGATGCTTTGCAAGATTTACTCGCTCACTGTTTGCGGGGATTGGGAGAAGTTGCTTTACAAGCCAGAGAAGTAGGTATAACTGACAGAGAGGTTGATGTTTTTACCTGCGAGGCACTGTTTGCTACCCTCACCAACGTTAACTTTGACCCAGAAGACTTTTGTAATTATATCCAAAAAGCGATCGCGTTGCGAGAAGACCTGAAAAATCGCATCGCCGCCACCGGCAGTACGCCACTTTGGTCGGATTTAGCAAATTTCCAACCCGCTAGCGACCAAGCCAACTTGGTACAACAAGGCAAAGATATCGAATACGAATTCATTGGTCAATCCGGCACCAACAAAGATATATTCTCCCTCAAACTGACCGTCTTGTACGGACTAAAAGGCATCGCTGCTTATGCTTTCCATGCTGCCGAACTCGGTCAACACGACGATAGCGTATATGAATTTTGCCATCGTGCCTTAGCTGCTTTAGATAGCCAAGACAAAAGCTTGCAGGATTGGGTAGAAATTGCCCTAGAACTGGGGAAAGTCAACCTGCGGACCATGGAACTGTTGGATGCTGGCAATACGCAAACCTACGGCGACCCCGTACCCACCAGCGTTCCTTTGGGTGCCAAACGCGGCAAAGCCATTTTAATGTCCGGTCACGATTTGCTAGAGTTGGAAAAACTGCTGCAGCAAACTCAAAACACAGGCATCTACGTCTATACCCACGGAGAAATGTTGCCGGCACACGGCTATCCCAAATTAAAACAAAAATATCCTCACTTATACGGTCACTATGGTACCGCTTGGCAAAATCAAACCAAGGAATTTGCCGAGTTTCCCGGTCCCATTGTTCTCAACACCAACTGCCTGATGCCGCCGCGAGATAACTATCGCGATCGCGTTTATACCGCCGGTCCGGTAGGTTTTCCTGGTTTACCCCATATCCAAAACGATGATTTTACCCCCGTCATCGAACAAGCATTAGCCATGTCTGGTTTTACCACCGACGGTGATTCCCGTTGCGTCACCACGGGATTTGCTCGCAATGCCGTTTCGCAAGTAGCGGATAAGGTTATCGAGGCAGTCAAACAAGGAGATATTCGCCACTTCTTCCTGGTTGGCGGTTGCGATGGTGCCAAACCTACCCGCAATTACTATACCGAATTTGTGGAAAAAGTTCCCAACGATTGTGTGGTTCTCACCCTAGCTTGCGGCAAGTTCCGTTTCTTCGATAAAAATCTGGGAGACATCGACGGCATCCCCCGCTTGATGGATGTGGGTCAGTGCAACGATGCCTACTCTGCCATTCAAATTGCTTTGACGCTGGCGAATGCTTTCTCGGTGGATGTGAACGAACTGCCGCTATCGATGGTTCTCTCTTGGTACGAACAAAAAGCGGTGGCAATTTTGCTGACGCTGCTGTACTTAGGCATCAAAGATATTCGCCTCGGTCCCAGCATACCGGCGTTTATTTCTCCCAATGTCTTGCAATTGCTCTCGCAGCAGTACAACCTGAAGCCAATTTCCACCCCCGATGAAGATTTGGCTGCTTGTTTGCAAAGTTAG
- a CDS encoding OmpW family protein has product MQKKQIALAGTTFLALFLGIFPASPGVAQEFKPKEAGDILIRLRGIGVIPDEDSDLTSNDIDISGEARVDDDYVPELDISYFFTDNLAVELILATTRHDVEAIDTPLGDADLGEVQLLPPTLTLQYHFLSQERFSPYVGTGVNYTIFFDEEDGDATNIEYDDRFAFALQIGADYAIVGNWSLNFDVKKIFLDTEVDVSVGGTDVDADVGIDPWIFSIGVGYRF; this is encoded by the coding sequence ATGCAAAAAAAACAAATTGCCCTCGCCGGCACGACTTTTTTGGCGTTGTTCCTGGGAATTTTTCCAGCTTCCCCAGGTGTCGCTCAAGAGTTCAAACCGAAAGAAGCTGGAGATATTTTAATTCGATTGCGGGGAATTGGTGTTATACCCGATGAGGATAGCGATTTAACATCAAACGATATTGACATTTCTGGGGAAGCCAGGGTTGATGACGATTACGTTCCGGAGTTAGATATTAGTTATTTTTTCACAGATAATTTAGCTGTTGAACTTATCCTAGCCACAACTCGTCACGACGTAGAAGCTATTGACACGCCTTTAGGAGATGCTGACTTGGGAGAAGTGCAACTTTTACCGCCAACGCTCACATTACAATACCACTTTCTCTCCCAAGAGCGATTTAGTCCCTATGTGGGAACCGGTGTGAATTACACGATATTCTTCGATGAAGAAGACGGCGATGCCACAAACATTGAATACGACGATAGATTTGCTTTTGCTCTTCAAATAGGAGCTGACTACGCTATTGTTGGTAATTGGTCGCTAAATTTTGATGTCAAAAAGATATTTTTAGATACTGAGGTAGATGTTTCAGTTGGAGGAACTGATGTGGATGCGGATGTAGGCATCGATCCTTGGATTTTCAGTATTGGTGTAGGGTATCGTTTTTAA
- the dapB gene encoding 4-hydroxy-tetrahydrodipicolinate reductase, protein MQQRQSPIPVIVNGAAGKMGREVVKAVSQAEDMTLFGAIDKNPQYMGQDVGEVASCGALEVPILDDLQGTMVMAVQEKQPGVMVDFTHPDSIYDNIRTAIAYGIRPVVGTTGLTAKQLDELADFAEKASMGALIVPNFSIGMVLLQQAAIRASQYFENVEIIELHHNQKADAPSGTAIKTAQMLAELGKTYNPPQVEESENMAGARGAKAPENIPIHSIRLPGLLAHQEVIFGGPGQTYTLRHDTIDRASFMPGVLLAVRKVLELKTLVYGLEKIL, encoded by the coding sequence ATGCAGCAGCGTCAATCTCCCATTCCCGTTATTGTAAACGGTGCCGCCGGCAAAATGGGTCGCGAAGTGGTAAAAGCAGTTTCCCAAGCCGAAGACATGACCCTGTTCGGTGCTATTGACAAAAATCCGCAATACATGGGGCAAGATGTCGGCGAAGTGGCTAGCTGTGGTGCTTTGGAGGTTCCCATTCTCGACGATTTGCAGGGAACCATGGTCATGGCTGTACAGGAAAAACAGCCGGGGGTGATGGTGGATTTTACCCATCCCGATAGCATTTACGATAACATCCGCACCGCGATCGCGTATGGCATTCGACCCGTAGTAGGAACCACCGGCTTAACCGCCAAACAACTCGACGAACTGGCGGATTTTGCCGAAAAAGCCAGCATGGGTGCGTTGATTGTTCCCAATTTTTCCATTGGCATGGTCTTACTGCAACAAGCCGCCATTCGCGCATCTCAATATTTCGAGAACGTAGAAATCATCGAACTCCATCACAATCAAAAGGCAGATGCCCCCAGCGGTACGGCGATTAAAACCGCTCAAATGCTGGCAGAGCTGGGCAAAACTTACAATCCTCCCCAAGTAGAGGAAAGTGAGAACATGGCCGGTGCCAGGGGAGCGAAAGCACCGGAAAATATTCCCATTCACAGCATTCGTCTGCCGGGATTGCTGGCTCACCAGGAAGTTATTTTTGGTGGTCCCGGACAAACGTATACGTTGCGTCACGACACCATCGATCGTGCCTCATTCATGCCTGGGGTTTTGCTTGCCGTACGTAAAGTTTTGGAACTAAAAACTTTGGTGTATGGTTTAGAAAAAATCCTGTAA
- a CDS encoding S-layer homology domain-containing protein: MAGLLLLATSCANSEAGRSVEESLQPDPRLLSDQQGQTQNASPASPTLPAEFPPSIPIYPDSQLQEVKSQGESSWLTQWKAANTSRQEILQYYQQQLQDSGWQLQTQTTNQPSQIVAQRDSLQLTVSLRSLSGNQRLSSQAATTFTLETSQPSEISETPTATPSPASQITPTPETTSTPSPTPSPSPTSSPTFSDLEPAPEEIRSYIRDLAKLGILEPATETGEFQPNQPITRRTFARWLFLAHNKIYAQQPGQRLRQGVKSSQPVFGDVPTSDRDFAPIQGLAEAGIIPYPQTGEDSQTQFNPDQPLTRSQLLRWKVPLDVRKSLPAASVDAVKEKWGFQDAQKINSETMRALLADYKNGDLSNVRRAFGYTRLFQPSKPVTRAEAAAALWYFGSQGEGLSAKNVLEMNSSGTSHSG; this comes from the coding sequence ATGGCCGGTTTGCTGCTGCTGGCCACCTCCTGTGCCAATAGCGAAGCAGGACGTTCTGTGGAAGAATCGTTACAACCAGACCCGCGTTTGCTGTCAGATCAACAAGGTCAGACCCAAAACGCCTCGCCAGCATCGCCAACCCTGCCGGCAGAGTTTCCCCCATCCATTCCCATTTATCCCGACAGCCAACTGCAAGAGGTCAAATCTCAAGGAGAATCCAGTTGGCTGACCCAATGGAAAGCAGCAAACACATCCCGCCAGGAAATTTTGCAATACTACCAACAACAGCTGCAAGATAGCGGCTGGCAATTGCAAACACAAACCACCAACCAACCATCGCAAATTGTCGCACAACGGGATAGCCTGCAACTTACGGTATCGTTGCGATCGCTCTCTGGCAACCAGCGACTATCTTCCCAAGCCGCCACCACCTTCACCCTGGAAACCTCCCAACCATCAGAAATCTCCGAAACACCAACCGCGACACCTTCTCCCGCCAGCCAAATCACGCCTACTCCCGAAACCACATCTACCCCATCGCCAACCCCATCGCCATCACCCACTTCCTCACCAACCTTCTCCGATTTAGAACCAGCGCCAGAAGAAATTCGCAGTTACATCCGCGACTTGGCGAAATTAGGCATTTTGGAACCAGCCACCGAAACCGGTGAATTTCAACCCAACCAACCTATCACCCGACGAACATTTGCCCGCTGGTTGTTTTTAGCCCATAATAAAATTTATGCCCAACAACCGGGTCAGCGTTTGCGCCAAGGAGTGAAATCCTCACAACCCGTCTTTGGTGACGTACCCACCAGCGATCGAGATTTTGCGCCAATTCAAGGTTTAGCCGAAGCTGGCATTATTCCCTATCCGCAAACCGGCGAAGACAGCCAAACCCAATTCAACCCCGACCAACCTTTAACTCGTTCCCAGTTGTTGCGTTGGAAAGTACCGTTGGATGTTCGCAAATCCCTGCCAGCGGCTTCTGTGGATGCCGTCAAGGAAAAATGGGGATTTCAAGATGCGCAGAAAATTAACTCCGAAACCATGCGTGCCTTGCTTGCCGATTATAAAAATGGCGATTTGTCCAACGTTCGCCGTGCCTTTGGCTATACGCGACTGTTTCAACCCAGCAAACCAGTGACCCGCGCCGAGGCAGCCGCTGCTTTGTGGTACTTTGGTTCTCAAGGGGAGGGATTGTCGGCAAAGAATGTTTTGGAAATGAACTCGTCTGGTACTAGCCATAGCGGGTAG
- a CDS encoding peroxiredoxin: MAEATRTHVPNVTFKTRVRDESIGGDNPFRWEDKTTQDIFGGKRVVVFALPGAFTPTCSSNHLPRFEELYDEIRAQGIDEVICLSVNDAFVMFQWAKQQGVQKVFMLPDGNADFTRQMGMLVEKENLGFGLRSWRYAMVVNDGEIEKMFIEPGFSDNYPQDPYEVSDADTVLNYLKSAKK, encoded by the coding sequence ATGGCTGAAGCTACTAGAACTCACGTTCCCAACGTTACCTTTAAAACCCGCGTCAGAGACGAATCCATCGGTGGAGATAATCCCTTCCGCTGGGAAGACAAAACCACCCAAGACATTTTCGGTGGCAAGCGTGTAGTTGTTTTCGCACTACCCGGTGCCTTCACGCCAACCTGTTCTTCCAACCACTTGCCTCGCTTTGAGGAACTGTACGACGAAATTCGCGCGCAAGGCATCGACGAGGTGATTTGCCTGTCTGTAAACGATGCTTTTGTGATGTTCCAATGGGCCAAACAGCAAGGGGTGCAAAAAGTCTTCATGCTTCCCGATGGCAATGCTGACTTTACCCGACAAATGGGTATGTTGGTGGAAAAAGAAAACCTAGGCTTTGGTTTGCGTTCCTGGCGCTATGCCATGGTGGTTAACGACGGGGAAATCGAAAAAATGTTTATCGAACCTGGTTTCTCCGATAACTATCCCCAAGACCCCTATGAAGTTTCTGATGCCGATACCGTTCTCAATTATCTAAAATCGGCTAAGAAATAG
- a CDS encoding YggT family protein has translation MSEQRDRQNQQQPDPERTQRQESQTHLGSGSHEQHLKRSQPSEQWQLYQEERRIELAQREAAVNKAVQFIYYLAGALGILLSLRIFLRLFGANPQNQFAIFIYKLSQPFVAPFNNLFQNPTFGENNIFEINALIAIGAYALVTWLVVRLIYVIWMPPD, from the coding sequence ATGAGTGAACAGCGCGATCGCCAAAACCAACAACAGCCAGATCCAGAACGTACCCAACGGCAAGAATCCCAAACCCACCTGGGTTCTGGTTCCCACGAGCAACATCTCAAGCGCTCCCAACCTTCCGAACAATGGCAGCTCTACCAAGAAGAACGTCGGATAGAACTAGCACAACGGGAAGCTGCCGTTAACAAAGCCGTACAGTTTATATATTATTTAGCCGGTGCGCTGGGCATTTTGCTGTCCTTACGCATCTTTCTGCGTTTGTTTGGTGCCAATCCCCAAAACCAGTTCGCTATATTTATTTACAAACTATCCCAACCATTTGTCGCTCCTTTTAACAATTTATTTCAAAATCCTACTTTTGGGGAAAACAACATATTTGAAATTAACGCTTTGATTGCCATTGGTGCCTACGCATTGGTTACTTGGTTGGTGGTTCGGTTAATTTACGTTATATGGATGCCCCCAGATTGA
- a CDS encoding NAD-binding protein, whose amino-acid sequence MSVNFVFKPDLFLVCGLGSLGQHSIATLKQFGVLVHAINDFYPQHWETDVLPDLFVEGDFRYQQVLEKAKIRQCRAVLLVSSNENINLDAAFAARLLNPDIRIVIRSNKLNLNQLLTTHLGNFVAFDPASLSADAFALSALGETTLGCFSLDGKLMRVVKETISWDSHWRDRTLVDFKNRYRRVIAHLRSDRLVKFHQWQPEEPVKPGDEVIYIETFLMSNEESSPTMPSSRSGFSIFSKYNWSFLKQGVQDFWFAEHRRLRRVAMVSSIAVAALLLLGTILFLWTYPNSSLRDAVNATIGLLLGGYPDVVGGVEADPQIPSWLLLFSLGLTVAGTAFVGVLYALLTERLLSARFQFTIKRPPVPAEDHVVLYGLGRTGRSIVTWLQKFGQPVVAIAPTGLAPEILPELPVVTGDMASCLEAANWSTARSMILATDDEMQNLELGLLAHTKNVEAGLVIRTFNQRFSDNLAQLLPYAHVLCAHALAAEAFAGAAFGENIAGLFRLYGETVLVTEYCVESGDTLHGLMLAQVAYGYEVMPLLHQNPGGQAKFLPSDDLQLAIGDRLVVLATTEGLRRIEKGERGQPTYGMVVDRAMTAEAVFEGANAIARIVGCDIGKARDFMVSLPVYLPHPLYFHQAKRLLRHLTRNRVDARVVPFAQIANGQLRQ is encoded by the coding sequence ATGAGTGTTAATTTTGTTTTCAAACCGGATTTATTTTTGGTATGTGGCTTGGGAAGTTTGGGACAACATTCGATCGCCACGTTAAAGCAATTTGGTGTTTTGGTGCATGCCATCAATGACTTTTATCCCCAACATTGGGAAACCGATGTTTTGCCGGATTTGTTTGTTGAGGGGGATTTTCGCTACCAGCAGGTACTGGAAAAAGCAAAAATTCGCCAATGTCGGGCGGTTTTGCTGGTGAGTAGTAATGAAAATATTAATTTGGATGCGGCGTTTGCGGCTAGGTTGCTCAATCCCGATATTCGGATTGTGATTCGTTCCAATAAGTTGAATTTAAATCAATTGCTGACGACTCATTTGGGGAATTTTGTGGCTTTTGACCCGGCGAGTTTGTCGGCGGATGCGTTTGCTTTGTCGGCGCTGGGAGAGACGACGTTGGGATGTTTTTCTTTGGATGGCAAACTTATGCGGGTGGTGAAGGAAACGATTTCATGGGATAGCCACTGGCGCGATCGCACGTTGGTGGATTTTAAAAACCGCTACCGCCGGGTTATTGCTCATTTGCGCAGCGATCGCTTGGTAAAGTTTCACCAATGGCAACCGGAGGAACCAGTAAAGCCTGGTGATGAGGTGATTTATATAGAAACTTTTCTGATGTCAAATGAGGAAAGTTCTCCGACAATGCCCAGTTCGCGATCGGGTTTTTCTATTTTTTCTAAATATAATTGGTCTTTTCTAAAACAAGGGGTGCAGGATTTTTGGTTTGCCGAACACCGTCGTTTGCGGCGAGTCGCCATGGTTTCTTCGATCGCGGTGGCTGCTCTCTTGCTGTTGGGAACCATATTATTCCTATGGACCTATCCCAATAGCAGCTTGCGGGATGCTGTCAATGCCACCATTGGCTTGTTGCTGGGGGGATATCCTGATGTGGTGGGTGGGGTGGAAGCCGATCCACAAATTCCCAGTTGGCTGTTGCTTTTTAGTCTGGGACTGACGGTGGCAGGCACGGCATTTGTGGGTGTCTTATATGCGTTGCTGACGGAACGGCTGTTGAGCGCTCGCTTTCAGTTTACCATTAAACGTCCGCCAGTTCCTGCGGAAGACCACGTGGTGTTGTATGGGTTGGGTAGGACGGGACGCAGCATCGTAACTTGGTTGCAAAAGTTCGGACAGCCGGTGGTCGCGATCGCACCTACGGGATTGGCACCGGAAATTTTACCGGAATTGCCAGTAGTTACGGGAGATATGGCTTCTTGTTTGGAAGCGGCGAATTGGTCCACCGCACGCAGCATGATTTTGGCTACCGATGATGAAATGCAGAATCTGGAGTTGGGGTTACTGGCTCATACAAAGAATGTAGAGGCGGGGTTGGTGATTCGTACGTTCAACCAGCGATTTAGCGATAATTTAGCCCAATTATTACCCTATGCTCACGTTCTCTGCGCCCATGCTTTGGCAGCGGAAGCTTTTGCTGGGGCAGCTTTTGGGGAAAATATTGCGGGATTGTTCCGTCTGTACGGGGAAACGGTTTTGGTAACGGAATATTGTGTTGAGTCGGGGGATACCTTGCATGGGTTAATGCTGGCACAGGTGGCGTATGGCTACGAAGTGATGCCGCTTTTGCACCAAAATCCGGGCGGTCAGGCGAAATTTTTGCCTTCCGACGATCTACAATTGGCTATTGGCGATCGCTTGGTGGTGTTAGCTACTACAGAAGGATTGCGCCGGATTGAAAAAGGAGAACGCGGCCAACCGACTTATGGGATGGTGGTGGATAGGGCAATGACGGCAGAAGCAGTATTTGAAGGTGCCAATGCGATCGCGCGGATTGTGGGTTGCGATATTGGCAAAGCTAGGGATTTTATGGTATCCTTACCTGTATATCTTCCCCATCCTCTATATTTTCACCAAGCCAAACGCTTGCTGCGACATCTCACACGCAATCGTGTGGATGCTCGTGTGGTGCCTTTTGCTCAAATTGCCAATGGCCAGCTAAGGCAATAA